One Aliiroseovarius sediminilitoris DNA window includes the following coding sequences:
- a CDS encoding TRAP transporter small permease subunit, with product MAQDSTQPDIPRHGDPAILARLFGWCTLTILAAFLINNVLVVGFGYSGTNAFLDGTAPSGWVHLALYAVAIAVAAAVVLRGRTTSLRWDAHRIHKFNVYLIRALFWAVFLIGITDATIAFMRAENLIEPFLGSTNARLFSRPSWVGSYVHIPLIVVAFGIATVTRTLGFFWLAFLIVIAELLIVISRFMFSYEQALMGDLVRYWYAALFLFSSAYTLFDEGHVRVDVLYAGFGRTTRGIVNGIGTILLGMSTAWVILAVGFGGKQSIINAPITSFEISQAGPFGLYTKYQMAAFIGLFAVTMLIQFVSYFFDAVADKRDEPGHREIAQSSAH from the coding sequence ATGGCACAAGACAGCACTCAACCAGACATTCCAAGACACGGCGACCCTGCAATCCTTGCGCGGTTGTTCGGCTGGTGCACGCTGACCATTCTGGCGGCATTTCTGATCAACAACGTGCTGGTGGTCGGGTTCGGTTATTCCGGCACAAATGCCTTTCTTGACGGCACAGCGCCCAGCGGATGGGTTCACCTGGCGTTGTATGCGGTGGCAATTGCCGTAGCTGCGGCCGTTGTCCTGCGCGGCCGGACGACATCACTGCGCTGGGATGCGCATCGGATCCACAAATTCAACGTCTACCTGATACGGGCCCTGTTCTGGGCCGTGTTCCTGATCGGGATCACAGACGCGACAATCGCATTCATGCGTGCCGAAAACCTGATCGAGCCGTTCTTGGGATCGACGAATGCCAGACTGTTCAGCCGTCCAAGCTGGGTTGGATCTTATGTGCACATTCCTTTGATCGTCGTCGCCTTTGGCATCGCGACTGTGACACGGACCCTTGGGTTCTTCTGGCTGGCTTTCCTGATCGTGATTGCCGAGCTTCTGATCGTAATCTCGCGTTTCATGTTCAGCTATGAACAGGCGCTGATGGGCGATCTTGTGCGCTACTGGTATGCCGCGCTGTTCCTGTTCTCATCCGCCTATACATTGTTTGACGAAGGCCATGTTCGGGTCGATGTCCTGTATGCTGGCTTCGGCAGAACGACGCGGGGCATTGTGAACGGGATCGGCACAATCCTGCTTGGAATGTCCACCGCCTGGGTCATTCTGGCTGTCGGTTTCGGGGGCAAGCAGTCCATCATCAACGCGCCAATCACCAGTTTCGAGATTTCGCAGGCCGGCCCCTTCGGCCTTTACACGAAATACCAGATGGCCGCCTTTATTGGCTTGTTTGCCGTCACCATGCTGATCCAGTTCGTCAGCTATTTCTTCGATGCCGTGGCAGACAAACGGGACGAACCCGGCCACCGCGAAATCGCACAATCTTCAGCGCACTGA
- a CDS encoding MarR family winged helix-turn-helix transcriptional regulator, with protein MTHPSDFNSPHDSPVEPELGALLGVFALHGFIESLMDEIDSKIDVPYFERKIVVWLDRPKRLGTLAREMNVLPSTMTTAADQLEARGLVVRERDPDDRRAWLLKLTGDGADLRSSMVVMARTLLCETLELTAEELDSFARTSLKIHRNIQKHTTC; from the coding sequence ATGACGCATCCATCTGACTTCAATTCACCACACGATTCACCGGTCGAACCGGAACTTGGCGCATTGCTGGGAGTATTTGCTCTGCATGGCTTCATCGAATCGCTGATGGATGAAATCGACAGCAAGATCGACGTGCCCTATTTCGAACGAAAGATCGTGGTCTGGCTGGACCGTCCGAAGCGACTTGGCACGCTGGCACGTGAAATGAATGTGCTGCCCTCGACCATGACCACCGCCGCCGATCAGCTGGAGGCGCGTGGTCTGGTGGTGCGAGAGCGTGATCCCGATGACCGCCGGGCATGGCTTCTGAAGTTGACAGGCGACGGCGCCGATTTGCGGTCGTCGATGGTCGTCATGGCGCGCACATTGCTGTGCGAGACGCTGGAACTGACTGCCGAGGAGCTGGACAGTTTTGCCAGAACCTCGCTTAAAATTCACCGTAACATCCAGAAACACACCACCTGCTAA
- a CDS encoding TRAP transporter substrate-binding protein: MERRKFLKGAAIGAGATALATPALAQGGKTMTIVSTWPRDFPGLGVSAQRLADRIGVLSEGALNVEYFAAGERVGALDVFDEVASGNSQAYIGADYYWTGKHPALAYFTAVPFGMSFAEINAWCLYGGGMEIWDKVQDQFGLKGLPAGNTGTQAGGWFNKEIESADDFKGLKMRIPGLGGQVLAKLGASTVSLPGGQIYENLVSGTIDATEWVGPYNDYFMKFYEAAKYYYTGGMHEPGAQLSLTSNKSWWSSLSDWERAVITAAALEENANSYFEAMALNGEYLTKLVDEQGVEVRSFNDETWDAMGEAAQEVFEETASYDALAAEVNDAVQAKMREIGRGISLFEGQFVNQRNRILDL; the protein is encoded by the coding sequence ATGGAACGCCGTAAGTTTCTAAAAGGCGCAGCGATTGGTGCTGGCGCAACAGCTCTTGCCACCCCGGCACTGGCGCAAGGTGGCAAGACAATGACCATCGTGTCGACCTGGCCGCGCGACTTTCCGGGTCTTGGTGTCTCGGCACAACGTCTGGCCGACCGCATTGGCGTGTTGTCCGAGGGTGCGTTGAATGTTGAATATTTTGCCGCTGGCGAACGTGTCGGCGCGCTGGACGTGTTTGACGAAGTCGCTTCGGGCAATAGCCAGGCCTATATCGGTGCTGACTATTACTGGACCGGCAAGCATCCTGCCCTGGCCTATTTCACCGCCGTGCCCTTCGGCATGTCCTTCGCTGAAATCAACGCTTGGTGCCTGTATGGCGGCGGCATGGAAATCTGGGATAAAGTTCAGGACCAGTTCGGCCTGAAAGGTCTGCCCGCAGGCAACACCGGCACCCAGGCTGGCGGCTGGTTCAACAAGGAAATCGAAAGCGCCGATGACTTCAAGGGTCTGAAAATGCGCATTCCGGGCCTTGGCGGTCAGGTTCTGGCGAAGCTGGGCGCATCGACCGTGTCGTTGCCCGGTGGTCAGATCTATGAAAACCTCGTCTCCGGCACCATCGACGCGACCGAATGGGTTGGTCCCTATAACGACTACTTCATGAAGTTCTATGAAGCCGCCAAGTATTATTACACTGGTGGTATGCACGAGCCGGGTGCGCAGCTGTCGCTGACCTCGAACAAATCGTGGTGGTCCAGCCTGTCGGATTGGGAACGCGCGGTGATCACCGCAGCGGCGCTCGAAGAAAACGCCAACTCCTACTTTGAAGCGATGGCGCTGAACGGTGAATACCTGACCAAGCTGGTGGACGAGCAAGGCGTCGAAGTGCGCAGCTTCAATGACGAGACTTGGGATGCAATGGGCGAAGCTGCTCAGGAAGTGTTTGAAGAAACCGCAAGCTATGACGCACTGGCTGCGGAAGTGAACGACGCCGTTCAGGCCAAGATGCGCGAAATCGGTCGCGGTATCTCGTTGTTCGAAGGTCAGTTCGTGAACCAGCGCAACCGGATTCTGGATCTGTAA